A window from Marinobacter salsuginis encodes these proteins:
- a CDS encoding cation transporter gives MSNTCDGQCGSEEAGTDNYTRNPVITTHGAQISTYKVPKMDCPSEERMIRMALNGFDNIRSLSFDLSNRNLEIIHQGEAGPITSKLETLGLGASLQKSEEASAESVRSAESSNANETEESGTLWILLAINGLMFLVEMTMGLIAQSAGLIADSLDMLADAAVYGLALYAVGHGIKMQVRAAHVAGILQLILAVGVLVEVGRRFLFGSDPQSLMMMAVASVALIANVSCLLLIAKHREGGAHMKASWIFSANDVVINLGVILAGLLVAWTGSNYPDLVIGGIVGGIVLIGAKRILALKG, from the coding sequence ATGAGCAACACCTGTGACGGACAGTGTGGCAGTGAGGAAGCTGGCACAGATAATTACACTCGGAACCCCGTTATCACCACACATGGAGCCCAGATCAGCACCTACAAAGTGCCAAAAATGGACTGTCCTTCGGAAGAGCGAATGATTCGAATGGCGCTCAATGGCTTTGACAACATTCGGTCACTCTCATTCGACCTATCGAATCGAAATCTGGAAATTATTCATCAAGGCGAAGCCGGACCTATTACGAGCAAGCTGGAAACCCTGGGGCTGGGCGCTTCCTTGCAGAAGTCAGAAGAGGCCAGCGCTGAATCCGTCAGATCGGCTGAGTCGTCTAATGCCAACGAAACCGAGGAATCCGGCACTTTATGGATACTGCTGGCAATCAACGGTCTGATGTTTCTGGTCGAAATGACGATGGGCCTGATCGCCCAGTCCGCTGGCCTGATTGCTGACTCGCTAGACATGCTTGCCGACGCTGCCGTCTACGGTCTTGCGCTTTACGCCGTCGGGCATGGCATCAAAATGCAGGTCAGAGCGGCCCATGTTGCTGGCATTCTCCAGCTCATCCTTGCCGTCGGTGTACTAGTTGAGGTTGGCAGGCGTTTTCTGTTCGGCAGTGATCCGCAGTCGCTGATGATGATGGCCGTCGCATCTGTGGCCCTTATTGCCAACGTCAGTTGCCTGCTCCTGATCGCCAAACACCGTGAAGGCGGTGCTCACATGAAAGCCAGCTGGATATTTTCGGCCAACGACGTGGTCATCAATCTAGGGGTTATCCTCGCAGGGCTTCTTGTCGCCTGGACCGGCTCCAACTACCCGGATCTGGTTATTGGCGGCATTGTGGGAGGCATTGTACTCATCGGTGCCAAGCGCATACTTGCACTAAAAGGATAA
- a CDS encoding efflux RND transporter periplasmic adaptor subunit: MIRNMQIMFVAISFLVYQPLAHGAEEAEGGQHQKGEAGHSAEGSEAREVHLTPEQRELLSVQTVTVPRGRADNIVTAPAEVHYVPDRVAEVGPLLQGKLTRLAVDLGDQVEKGQLLAALNSVELARIRSRLNSLKARKEAATAEYQREKQLRSESFTSEEEFLDAKAAYLEITAEYDSIREQLAVFGSDSSGADSSLAQYALRSPIQGRIERMDARLGQTLSSSDTPFTVADTSVVWVMLQVAETDIGRVSVGDEVQVFSKSVEDRFHTGEVSWISNELDEETRTIPVRVVLESPNGDLRPNTYATARIMTESAASLPLVPHDAVQTIDDESVVFVPGNERGAYKAVPVTLGKEANDWIEIKSGISANTEVVSVGAFDLMSAITASGRSAAHGH, encoded by the coding sequence ATGATTCGAAATATGCAGATAATGTTTGTCGCGATCAGTTTTCTGGTCTATCAGCCACTGGCGCACGGCGCCGAGGAAGCCGAAGGAGGGCAGCACCAAAAGGGTGAGGCTGGGCACTCGGCTGAAGGCAGTGAGGCCCGCGAAGTTCATCTCACCCCAGAGCAGAGGGAGTTGCTTTCCGTGCAGACTGTAACGGTGCCCCGAGGCCGAGCTGACAATATCGTGACTGCGCCAGCTGAAGTTCATTACGTTCCGGATCGCGTCGCTGAGGTAGGGCCGCTCCTGCAGGGAAAGCTTACGAGACTGGCTGTTGATCTTGGGGACCAGGTTGAAAAAGGCCAGTTGTTGGCCGCGCTGAACAGCGTTGAGTTGGCTCGCATTCGTTCTCGCCTAAACTCGTTGAAAGCTCGGAAAGAAGCCGCGACTGCGGAGTATCAGCGAGAAAAGCAATTGCGGAGTGAAAGCTTCACCAGCGAAGAAGAGTTCCTGGACGCCAAGGCTGCTTATCTTGAAATTACAGCGGAGTACGATTCAATTCGTGAGCAACTGGCGGTTTTTGGCAGTGATTCGTCAGGCGCTGATAGCAGTCTCGCACAGTACGCGCTCCGTTCTCCTATTCAGGGGCGTATTGAGCGCATGGATGCCAGGTTGGGCCAAACCTTAAGCTCTTCAGATACGCCCTTTACCGTGGCTGATACCTCTGTGGTGTGGGTGATGTTGCAAGTTGCCGAAACTGACATTGGCAGGGTATCCGTCGGAGATGAAGTTCAGGTCTTCTCAAAGTCGGTTGAAGACCGCTTTCACACCGGAGAAGTGTCTTGGATCTCAAATGAGCTTGATGAGGAAACCCGCACCATTCCGGTTCGCGTTGTACTCGAATCCCCCAACGGCGACCTTCGTCCAAATACCTACGCCACGGCCAGAATCATGACTGAATCGGCGGCATCACTGCCCCTGGTTCCACACGATGCCGTGCAAACCATCGATGACGAGTCCGTTGTATTTGTTCCGGGTAATGAAAGGGGAGCCTACAAGGCGGTTCCAGTCACTCTTGGCAAGGAGGCTAACGACTGGATAGAGATTAAGTCCGGCATCAGCGCAAACACGGAAGTGGTTTCAGTGGGCGCTTTTGATCTGATGTCGGCCATTACCGCCAGTGGCCGCAGCGCCGCTCACGGACACTAA
- a CDS encoding TolC family protein — translation MNKRLLLWVLIVPGVLNVMPSAAATTGESVSLKEYQQAKASQAVSLNEAMVMAFENSPVLALRRAAVSMQEADLDHASRWAPSNPELELSGRDNPDQADQALNYEVRVTQEVWMGNRGDLGQSRAQSTLTSQQQELEYLKVATKARVRSAYFKILLAQKELETASRTVELMRRTKELVEVSVERGKQTRIDLNTAVIGLARAKNQKAEAEQKLRQSKIDLTEVLGVSPSDAVEVLGELNVARANLPPTNRLVAMAQRQRGDLKAAAARIAANESGLKLAKSLTIPNLKVFGFYEREERSNLFGAGVSMPLTVFHDYSGEKRKASAQLKISELEAEALRLATERQVVSAVAQYESAVRRLRQMNESILERSEETLQLMQKALQAGKVDASDVLAAQDNLLSVRKEYVQVQHDYIDAVRALEVSTGGALSMSSGS, via the coding sequence ATGAACAAACGACTGTTGTTGTGGGTGCTGATAGTACCCGGAGTCTTGAACGTCATGCCTTCGGCGGCAGCCACCACCGGGGAGAGCGTTTCACTCAAGGAGTACCAGCAAGCCAAGGCCAGCCAGGCTGTCTCCTTGAATGAGGCAATGGTAATGGCATTTGAGAATAGCCCGGTGTTGGCTTTGAGGCGGGCTGCGGTGTCCATGCAGGAAGCTGACCTCGATCATGCCAGCCGCTGGGCGCCCAGCAACCCTGAGCTTGAGCTGAGTGGCCGTGACAATCCAGATCAGGCGGATCAGGCACTGAATTACGAGGTTCGGGTCACTCAGGAAGTCTGGATGGGCAATCGGGGCGATCTCGGTCAGTCGCGTGCTCAGAGCACTCTCACTTCTCAACAGCAGGAACTTGAATACCTGAAGGTGGCGACCAAGGCCCGAGTGCGGTCGGCCTACTTCAAGATTCTGCTTGCACAGAAAGAGCTGGAAACGGCAAGCCGCACCGTTGAGCTAATGCGGCGAACCAAAGAGCTGGTTGAGGTGTCCGTTGAGCGGGGCAAACAGACCCGAATTGACCTCAATACCGCTGTCATTGGCTTGGCAAGAGCTAAGAACCAGAAGGCCGAAGCGGAGCAAAAGCTTAGGCAATCAAAAATTGACCTGACGGAAGTTCTTGGGGTGTCCCCCTCTGATGCGGTAGAGGTCTTGGGAGAGCTCAATGTAGCTCGTGCCAACTTGCCACCAACTAATCGCCTGGTCGCGATGGCTCAGCGCCAGAGAGGGGATCTGAAGGCGGCAGCAGCCAGAATTGCTGCGAATGAGTCCGGCCTGAAACTGGCCAAGAGTCTAACGATTCCGAACCTGAAAGTGTTCGGGTTCTACGAGCGGGAGGAAAGATCCAACCTTTTTGGTGCGGGTGTGTCGATGCCTCTGACCGTGTTTCATGACTATTCCGGTGAAAAAAGGAAGGCCTCGGCTCAGTTGAAAATCTCCGAGCTTGAGGCCGAAGCGCTGCGTTTGGCGACTGAACGCCAGGTCGTGTCTGCTGTAGCTCAGTACGAATCCGCCGTACGCAGACTGCGCCAGATGAACGAGTCGATTCTCGAACGTTCGGAGGAAACGCTGCAACTGATGCAGAAAGCTCTTCAAGCGGGAAAAGTCGATGCCTCCGATGTCCTAGCTGCCCAGGACAATCTTTTGTCGGTGAGGAAGGAATATGTCCAAGTGCAACACGACTATATCGATGCCGTCCGGGCGTTGGAAGTGAGCACCGGTGGTGCCCTTTCAATGTCATCCGGTTCCTGA
- the lspA gene encoding signal peptidase II — protein sequence MSGDRSRFFTLNFLGFSTLIALADQAIKWLVQQSMAYGQSVEITSFFNWVHVWNKGAAFSLFADGGGWQRYFFIAIAVVVSAVLVKLIRDSHQRTEALAYAMVLGGALGNVIDRVFRGHVVDYLDFHWQSWHWPAFNLADVFIVLGVIMILVTGFTAEKGVGNNTKNRQND from the coding sequence ATGTCTGGAGACCGTTCTCGCTTTTTTACGCTGAACTTTCTCGGCTTTTCCACGCTGATAGCGTTGGCTGACCAGGCCATTAAATGGCTGGTCCAGCAATCCATGGCTTACGGGCAATCGGTTGAGATCACTTCTTTCTTTAATTGGGTGCACGTATGGAATAAAGGCGCTGCCTTTAGTCTCTTCGCCGATGGCGGGGGCTGGCAGCGATACTTTTTTATCGCAATAGCCGTTGTCGTCTCAGCTGTTCTGGTCAAATTGATTCGGGACAGCCATCAACGAACAGAAGCCCTAGCTTACGCCATGGTTCTTGGAGGCGCACTGGGAAATGTCATCGACCGAGTTTTTCGAGGCCACGTTGTCGATTACCTGGATTTCCATTGGCAATCCTGGCATTGGCCGGCGTTCAACCTTGCCGACGTGTTCATCGTCCTGGGCGTGATCATGATTTTGGTCACGGGCTTCACAGCCGAGAAAGGTGTTGGGAACAACACGAAAAATCGCCAGAATGACTAG
- a CDS encoding saccharopine dehydrogenase NADP-binding domain-containing protein, producing MRQGDKSVLVLGGYGAAGTATATFLGQRIDGNIVLAGRSLEKGRKRAEQLDREAGVTGRFNARSIDVADAAQARQCSHEQDVVIVACDLSVSALENLVHGCIANRADYIDITPNPRKLEVFQGMRTLIETSDSRFVLDAGADPGLPGWLARWLCQASPGTVKDIQMYGRYRSTDIGWGGVADILSAADRQGWKYNGGWTQSRFWDVRYRRFEGGLGSSICVPVFLDELHGLPQELSLECFSFYHAGLNPVTDVLMTFERTGMLGCFSFKSRQRAFYSALKRFTNKPFGLELTAESRGDRASRRVSIGHHDLYRATAIPAAIHCESLLEGSGDESGVRWESLSCSQRDVRKRLLIFKFNSVSKDIIEGFNFILLKIKEKIFQCNNFATDTKHHLLSI from the coding sequence ATGAGACAGGGCGACAAGAGCGTACTTGTCCTTGGTGGCTACGGAGCTGCCGGGACCGCTACTGCGACTTTCTTGGGGCAACGGATCGACGGCAATATTGTCTTGGCAGGGCGTTCACTGGAAAAAGGGCGTAAACGAGCGGAACAGTTAGATCGCGAAGCCGGTGTCACAGGTCGTTTCAACGCCAGATCAATTGATGTGGCTGACGCTGCACAGGCCAGGCAATGCTCGCATGAGCAAGATGTCGTTATTGTGGCATGTGACCTTTCCGTGTCTGCTCTTGAGAATCTGGTTCACGGTTGTATCGCGAATCGAGCCGACTACATCGATATCACTCCAAATCCGCGCAAGCTTGAGGTATTCCAAGGCATGCGGACACTCATCGAGACCAGCGACAGCCGATTTGTACTGGATGCAGGTGCTGATCCGGGGCTGCCCGGGTGGCTGGCTCGATGGCTTTGTCAGGCCTCTCCGGGGACAGTGAAGGATATTCAGATGTATGGGCGTTATCGATCCACCGACATAGGCTGGGGCGGTGTTGCCGACATCCTGAGTGCCGCTGATCGCCAGGGGTGGAAGTATAATGGCGGATGGACACAGTCCCGTTTTTGGGACGTCCGTTATAGAAGGTTCGAAGGCGGGTTGGGAAGCAGCATCTGTGTTCCGGTTTTTCTGGATGAACTTCATGGCTTACCGCAGGAGCTATCACTGGAATGCTTCAGCTTCTATCACGCCGGTCTCAACCCGGTTACCGATGTGCTGATGACATTTGAGAGAACGGGAATGCTTGGCTGCTTTTCCTTCAAGTCACGCCAGCGCGCATTTTATTCAGCTCTTAAACGCTTCACTAACAAGCCATTCGGCCTTGAATTGACTGCCGAGAGCCGAGGTGACCGCGCATCGCGCCGAGTATCAATTGGCCATCATGATCTTTATCGCGCAACCGCAATCCCTGCCGCGATTCATTGTGAGTCGCTTTTGGAAGGTTCCGGGGATGAATCTGGGGTCAGATGGGAATCGCTTTCATGCTCACAACGCGATGTACGAAAACGGCTGCTTATATTCAAGTTCAATTCAGTGTCAAAGGATATAATAGAAGGTTTTAATTTTATATTGTTGAAAATAAAAGAAAAAATATTTCAATGTAATAATTTTGCAACAGATACAAAGCACCATCTTCTCAGCATTTGA
- a CDS encoding ATP-binding protein yields MPRKKQRPSIKRKLLTFLTLTGFACTGVIFFSHTLLIDYIHDELHRQQLEAAANRLSKTLTNDKEEITKSSLRDFSLSQYSVHIEDSQGRSFTSENIEPKLQVVESFRNPGIFHISYNDRSILGYYKIFNNRQDKLSVTIIEKSSYSPNTLDKIHGLIWIISFTILVTISMIIFIGVTIALKPLKMMSSQLTSLKNGERNRLDENVPEEFTELVKHLNRLLESYDKKLSRSRHLAADISHSLKTPLAVINSMINDEAIPTTIASQIKSQLSEMHELIDTQMRKTEMSGQYIGKATPIIERTLALVDVVSRIYPYKQIHLQETLPRELVWPIDERDFNEILGNVLDNASKWCSQEVHLHLKLHDDTLTILVEDDGPGVASHQLADLTRRQKRLDEKTPGYGLGLSIVEEITNDYGGAMHFSISPKGGLRVLIELPRSI; encoded by the coding sequence ATGCCCAGAAAAAAACAACGCCCTTCAATAAAACGGAAACTGCTTACTTTCCTGACACTAACGGGTTTCGCGTGTACCGGGGTAATATTCTTCTCACACACCCTTTTAATCGACTATATCCATGACGAGCTTCACAGGCAGCAGCTAGAGGCTGCAGCTAACCGGCTCTCAAAGACACTAACAAATGATAAAGAAGAAATTACAAAATCTTCTCTCAGAGATTTTTCATTGTCCCAATATTCTGTTCACATCGAAGACAGTCAAGGTCGGAGTTTTACAAGCGAGAACATTGAACCGAAATTACAGGTGGTAGAATCGTTCAGAAATCCTGGAATTTTTCACATATCGTATAATGATCGATCAATCCTTGGATACTACAAAATATTTAATAACAGACAAGATAAGCTAAGCGTTACTATAATTGAAAAAAGCTCCTACTCCCCAAACACTCTTGACAAAATCCACGGTCTTATATGGATCATATCATTTACAATTCTCGTTACGATATCAATGATCATATTTATTGGGGTAACTATCGCACTAAAACCTTTAAAAATGATGAGCTCCCAATTAACGTCGCTTAAAAATGGTGAGCGTAATAGACTGGATGAGAACGTACCTGAAGAATTCACTGAACTTGTCAAACATCTTAATCGTCTATTAGAGTCGTACGACAAAAAACTTTCCCGTTCACGCCACCTAGCCGCAGATATTTCTCATAGCTTAAAAACCCCCCTTGCCGTCATAAACTCCATGATCAATGACGAAGCCATTCCCACCACAATCGCGAGTCAAATTAAGTCTCAACTGTCTGAAATGCACGAGCTGATCGACACTCAAATGAGAAAAACCGAAATGTCCGGTCAGTACATTGGAAAGGCGACACCGATCATTGAGAGAACTCTGGCACTGGTGGACGTAGTCAGTCGAATCTATCCTTACAAACAGATCCATCTTCAAGAAACATTACCCAGAGAGCTTGTCTGGCCAATTGATGAGCGTGATTTTAATGAGATCTTGGGTAATGTCCTTGATAACGCAAGCAAATGGTGCTCTCAGGAAGTTCATCTACACTTGAAACTTCACGATGACACTTTGACCATTCTTGTTGAAGATGACGGCCCCGGAGTAGCGTCACACCAGCTTGCCGATCTTACCAGGCGCCAGAAAAGACTGGACGAAAAAACTCCTGGCTATGGCCTTGGCCTATCAATCGTTGAGGAAATCACCAATGACTACGGTGGCGCCATGCATTTTTCTATATCACCCAAAGGTGGTCTGCGGGTTCTAATCGAGCTTCCCAGAAGCATTTGA
- a CDS encoding DcaP family trimeric outer membrane transporter, whose amino-acid sequence MQTKKLRLAIRATLAISTMGLVVPSALAQSTAELQKQINDLRSQVDQMAGTNDSKGWLLPGTNTSVTIGGYVKLDMIYDTDQDIGDLHDPSVLDTSVEDGDSSLRAHARQSRVRLGTSTPTDIGEAKTVVEADFYGGGGNELFSNSRGLRIRHAYGELNGWLAGQTWSNFMHFTAYPTTLDFNGPVGVSFIRQAQIRYTMGIGDGQFSVSAENPETSGFEGSRDTVPDLTARYKWAGSGGGFEVAGLARSLKTDDVSATGDDAAFGYGVMAAGRLNVTSETSLMAGVVLGDGVGRYLYSSYSNNDSTASRTGIGEAYITSDGDLETIEAYGFNVAASHKWTPKFTTSVAYGFLEGDQDETLFPNSFQTLESAYFSNFYQVADPVTVGVELSYANKELANGESADNTRLQLAAQFSF is encoded by the coding sequence ATGCAAACTAAAAAACTCAGGTTAGCGATAAGAGCAACACTTGCGATATCAACCATGGGCCTGGTGGTCCCATCTGCTTTGGCGCAATCAACTGCGGAACTTCAAAAGCAGATCAATGACTTGCGCAGTCAGGTGGATCAGATGGCGGGGACCAATGATTCCAAGGGGTGGTTGCTGCCCGGCACTAACACTTCGGTTACGATTGGTGGTTACGTAAAATTGGATATGATTTACGACACAGACCAGGATATCGGTGACTTGCACGACCCGAGTGTTCTCGATACATCCGTAGAGGATGGTGATAGCTCTTTGAGAGCGCATGCCCGTCAATCACGAGTGCGTCTCGGAACCAGTACCCCGACCGATATTGGAGAAGCCAAGACGGTTGTTGAGGCAGACTTCTACGGCGGTGGTGGCAACGAACTGTTCTCCAATTCACGGGGGCTTCGTATTCGTCACGCCTATGGCGAGCTCAACGGCTGGCTTGCGGGTCAGACGTGGAGTAACTTTATGCACTTTACGGCTTACCCGACCACACTGGACTTTAATGGGCCGGTAGGTGTGAGCTTTATTCGTCAGGCACAGATTCGTTACACGATGGGAATAGGTGACGGACAGTTCTCGGTGTCAGCTGAAAACCCTGAAACCAGTGGGTTTGAAGGTTCACGTGATACCGTTCCTGACCTTACCGCCCGTTACAAGTGGGCAGGGTCTGGTGGTGGATTTGAGGTTGCTGGCCTGGCCCGTTCTCTCAAGACCGACGACGTCAGTGCTACAGGTGACGACGCTGCGTTTGGATATGGCGTCATGGCGGCTGGTCGACTCAACGTCACTTCAGAAACCTCGCTCATGGCCGGAGTTGTTTTGGGTGATGGTGTAGGTCGTTATCTTTACAGCTCGTACAGTAACAACGACAGCACTGCGAGTCGGACTGGCATCGGTGAGGCATATATAACTTCCGATGGTGATCTCGAAACTATCGAGGCTTACGGCTTCAACGTGGCGGCGAGCCATAAGTGGACGCCAAAATTCACCACGAGTGTGGCCTATGGGTTTTTAGAGGGTGATCAGGACGAGACTCTCTTTCCAAACTCTTTCCAAACCCTAGAGAGCGCTTACTTCAGCAACTTCTACCAAGTAGCTGATCCGGTGACTGTAGGGGTTGAGCTGTCGTACGCCAACAAAGAACTTGCAAACGGTGAGTCAGCTGACAACACCCGTCTTCAGTTGGCTGCGCAGTTTAGCTTTTAA
- a CDS encoding porin has product MKKCLSMFVFGGFVVTSINALAADGPILYGKANVSYENQDDGNSDTWKLQSNASRLGVKGAFDTDLAGLEAIYKAEFEISIDDGDKDGQTFSQRNIYGGFKQANLGALIAGKFDTPLKSAQGKVDQFNDLQADIKNIMAGENRTSNIVQYSSPRLFDAVGVSVAVIPGEEQSAGAENDGPADAVSSSFTFENDRFYGSIAYDSDIDDSLEADSSGDSRLNILRTVGKVRLSNFEIGAVYQLAEESDGPGEDTSYLVGGAVNLERWKIKAQYGLTEAETTNEELTLLALGFDYKLASKSKVYAYVSQVEADLADSEDSTFGVGFEHKFSM; this is encoded by the coding sequence ATGAAAAAGTGTCTATCGATGTTCGTGTTTGGTGGATTTGTCGTTACTTCAATAAATGCACTCGCGGCGGACGGTCCTATCCTGTACGGCAAAGCCAATGTTTCGTATGAAAACCAGGACGACGGTAATAGCGATACTTGGAAGCTTCAGAGCAATGCTTCCCGTCTTGGTGTAAAAGGGGCGTTCGATACCGACCTCGCAGGCCTGGAGGCGATATACAAGGCGGAATTTGAAATATCGATTGATGATGGAGATAAAGATGGCCAAACCTTCTCGCAGCGTAATATATACGGCGGCTTCAAACAGGCGAACCTCGGTGCACTGATTGCGGGAAAATTTGACACACCTTTAAAGTCAGCGCAGGGCAAGGTTGACCAGTTCAACGACCTACAGGCGGATATAAAAAATATCATGGCTGGTGAAAATCGGACCAGCAACATTGTTCAATACAGTTCCCCACGTCTGTTCGATGCTGTGGGCGTCAGTGTTGCCGTCATCCCGGGTGAAGAGCAGTCAGCTGGTGCAGAGAACGACGGACCTGCGGATGCAGTTTCCAGCTCTTTTACGTTTGAGAATGATCGTTTCTACGGAAGTATTGCCTACGATTCTGATATCGACGATTCACTGGAAGCCGATTCAAGTGGCGATAGTCGTCTCAATATCCTGCGAACCGTAGGGAAGGTCCGATTAAGCAACTTCGAGATCGGCGCAGTTTACCAGTTGGCAGAAGAAAGCGATGGCCCTGGAGAAGATACGTCTTATCTGGTTGGCGGTGCCGTTAACCTTGAGCGTTGGAAGATCAAGGCTCAGTACGGACTGACAGAAGCCGAGACAACAAACGAGGAGCTAACCCTGTTGGCCTTGGGGTTCGATTATAAACTGGCAAGCAAGAGTAAGGTTTATGCTTACGTGTCTCAGGTGGAGGCGGACCTGGCTGACTCTGAGGACTCCACATTTGGTGTGGGCTTCGAGCATAAGTTTTCCATGTAG